CGGGGACTCACCTCCTTACCCATGAATGAGCATCAATATATTAAACTGAAAATGATCAAAATACAAGTTTAAAGTCACATGAATTTAATTTCTGATGTCATTATTATACACAACCAGCAATGCATACTAATCATGATGAATCACTTTTCATCCAAAGTATACAAACTAATGTTAAAAACACTTAActacacacacccagacaacgGCTAATATGTAACTTTTGAAGTTATAGTTAATATCCATAATTCAACGTAGAAAAGGACACTGTTTTTCTATGAGATCACAATGGCAGTTTAATTGGACACATTGGCTGCCTATTGGATATTGAGAAATTAAGAACTTTGTGGAATCAGCACAGTGAACACACACTATCACATTTCATTTCAGAAAAGTGCTCATTTACCAGACTTCAGTGGGACAAACAAATTCAGAAAGTATCAAAAACACTGTGACTCGAATACAATTGATGCACCAAAATCATAAATCCATGATAACCACTTAAATCTGTACCTCAACTTTTCATCATTAAAAAATTCTACCAAAAATGCTGTGCTGCGTTTGTGGACATTGTGTGTTTCCTTCACCAAACATTGAAATGTAGAACATGTCGAAAAAGTAAAATCTAGTCCCAGGTATCTGGCTGGATTTCGCTGTTTCTTCACACCTGCAGGGTAGGGGGTCAAATCCCATTTCTGCTCTGTGCGTGTAGGGCTTGCACCTTCTCCCCATGATCCCCTGGGTGTCCCAGTTCTCCCGCAGTACGAAGACATACCATCTGGCTAACTGACATCTCTAAGCCACCCCACTGGTTGCAGCCCAGTCTTgcaccctgtgctgcctgagacaGACTAAGGGTCCCTCAAGACTCtgtccaggataagtggttagaagatcaATTGATAGAATCTATTCTTATGACACAACTGTGTCTGACATGGATCCCTGTCTTCGAGAGACAGATTCACCATTAACTATCACTGTTTGTAGTGTAACTATGGAGTTCTATGAGCCATTATGGAGTAACAGAGATCCATACCGTTTCCAGGCATAGCAACTATGAGCTGGAGTGATCCTGCCCTACTTGGAATTCTGGGAGATGAACTCATCCCACTTTGTACTCCATATCTTCAGCGCTTTCTCCTTCAGCTGAGGAGACAGGGAGCTGTACCTAGGAAGGAAGGAGGGTCAGATGGCTgtgtcctgccccccccacacacaaagaCAGGCTCGCAATGAGACATACCAGAGGGAATTGTAGGCCAGGTCTTTGAGGGTGCCCAGGTGGGAGCTCATCCCGCCGATGCCCATGAAAGCCTCGTAAAAATCGTACGAGAGCCCAGCCGCCCCGAAGAGGGCCGGGTCGTCAGAGCTGATCACCAGAGGATGTCCCTCAGACATCAGCATGCTGGCAGGGTGGTTCCGCAGATCTGAGACCAGCTTCAGGACCTGGATTTAGGCATGTACACGCGGGGCTTTCATCTAGGAGCTGGGCACCATAAGCACACAGCAAGCGACAGCAGTGGTTTTGCTAGGCGTACCTGGTTGGAAATGGGACACACCTCCACAGCCACCCCCATCTTCCTGGAGAGCTCCTTGGCCAATGGGTGGTGAGCCATAGCAAAGCCGTGGCCAATGCGAGAGGTGTTAAACAGCAGGGCGTCGAGCACATTCCCGTCCACCTCTGTGCCCTCCTGGTCTGCATTCACACAAGCAATTGCAAACAATACAAGGACTGATGACACAACCAAAAATACATGCATAGTGTTTATGATTTCTGGTATTCGTGCTGTAATTTGTTAAACTCATTACATCCAAAGATGTCAACAAATCAGACTTGTATTACTTTAATCAGACTAATAAAACATGGAGCCCAGTTCTGAAGGTGGAGCAAGTTGACAGCTCGCGGTCAGCTCACTGGTCTCTCCTGCGTGGAAGAAGTAGGGCAGGGTGACTCCGAGGTCTGCTGGCAGAGACAGGGCCTCCCTGAAGTACCACAGGGGCCTGCCGCTGTCCTCACGGCCCACCTCAGAAACACAGAGGAACAGTGAGTTCTTTATTCGCCGAAAACCCAGCTTGAAGATCAATAGGTATCCTTGGGATTAAGGACGTAAACCTATGGGCTGAAGGTTACTGCTCGAGGTCCAAGGAAATTACCTCTCTTTGAAACATACAACAGCTTTATTCAGATGGGTGCTAATCCCAATAGGCAGGACATGAAGCTTTGACTCTTGACTCTTGGGACTCCTTACCAAGTCGAATCCTGCCATGGTGTCTGGAAAGACCTTCAGGAGGTACATGGCCTCCTGCACAGCATCTTTGAGCGTAGTGAGGTTTACACCCCTGATATGTAAAGACAGATAAACAGATTAGTTCAGTCCTGTAGTAGAGAGAGAGCGTATTCACGCACATTCTTACTCATGAACATCTCCAAAAACAAGTCGAGGTGATCAGATTACTAGCCGATTCTTGCGTACTCTCATGCAGGCTTTGGGTCTCACCTGTGAACGGTGAAGATGATGCGAGCGCCCAGGAAGTCTGGATGCTGAGACACAAACTGTTTGACCACGTCCTGATAGGCCTGGAGACACCAGGCTCGGTCACGTGTGCTGCCATCGAGCTCATAGATCTGTGTAACATCAGGTCACATTACACTCAGTCACCCAGCAGCACGATATATCCAAAAACAGCAAATCGCCAGCGAGCACATTATTTGAATCTCTTGCAACAACCGGCATCCCACTTCCTTGCTCCATCCAAATCTCCATGCCAACCCAGGTACTCAACCTGCCATCTATAATCCCTCCAAATCAAACTGCTTAATGCCCTCTTTGCATTTCCTTCAGAAGAGTCAGTAGCTAGCGTGCATCATTTGGAAGCGTCTTCGAGAAGCAGGGCATGACTCCTGCTGACCCCCTTGCTGGCAGGTCAATGAGGTCCCACTGAAACACCCATCGGTGTCTCCATCCATCAGCTCAGCAGGGCCAGTTTCTCCCAGTTATCGACTGGTACCAATGAGCCACACTGCACGAGAGGGTTTTGTTAATATCGTGTTTCAGGTTTCACTGGCACATATACGTACTTCAGGCAGCAGAGCCCTCAGCTCAAGGTACATGATGTTGTCCTTGTAAAGCATCTGCAGGCCCTGATAGAAATAATCCTTGAACACAGGGGCATGAGTTACGAGGCCCATGGCCACCACGAAGACCTGCTCAAACTTCTTCCACACCGCATCCTGGCTGGGGTACGCAGAATCGGGGTCTGCAGTCACCAGGGTGAGGTTCCTTATCAAACTGCACCGGGGGCGgcaggaatttaaaaaaaaaaaaaaaaaacaagaaaggaAAAGgagctgaagcacagctgaaaTTAAGAGCAAGATTCATTTAAACGTCCCAAACGAGACATTTCATTCTGCCCGACAAAAACAAAGCGCAGCATCTGCATCGCTAATGCTATACTTTAGGGGGTAGTAGTGCATTactacttaatgcattaattaaccagaaactaagtgttagttatgtactgatcccaAGTTCATTCCTCATTAATCATAATGGTTCCTGTATCTCATGTACttactatatttgtttatgatCTGTGCTTGAGTTACTAAAGGCCCCCCTCATGTACAGCATTACCGCTGCATATGTTATCAAAATTGCATTATGACCAAAATCAGGTCTCTTGGTCTTTGCTTTATTTCGTGTCAAAATATTTTAGTTCAGTTATGCTCAGTTCTGAAGAAAAGAGTCTGAGAATTTCAGTAACTATAAAACGCTAAAACCAAGGAGAAACTCCCCTTTTCTCAGTTTCGGTGCCTCGCCTTCGTGGGGCAGCGCTCACAGCTCATCGAGGGCACTCTCACCTGCTGTCAAGGTCGGTGGTGTTTCCTAGCTGCTTTCTCAGAGTCTCCAGCAGCACCCAGGGGGAGCACTGAGGGCGGGGCTCGGGCAGCTGGCCGGAGAAGCGGAAGCGTACAGAGTCGTCCTCGGTGATGCAGATGTAGCAGTACGGCCTGTAGGTGACATTCTTCACCAGCCATTCCACGTC
The nucleotide sequence above comes from Paramormyrops kingsleyae isolate MSU_618 chromosome 3, PKINGS_0.4, whole genome shotgun sequence. Encoded proteins:
- the LOC111857497 gene encoding adenosine deaminase 2-A-like → MRLAVTQLLLGSRGQTYGLSPDLQRLFPYGGSAKRTDSKQTTELFTLCHSSLGTMPVSPLPGSLLIALLPVLLLCWADLCHGIPDRHKRDILKQQEASRQIGGRVLLTEKERQLNTQLQKLKEQEMAGPQFPPAMHFFKARPLIQRSPVFNLLRKMPKGAALHIHDFSLVDVEWLVKNVTYRPYCYICITEDDSVRFRFSGQLPEPRPQCSPWVLLETLRKQLGNTTDLDSSLIRNLTLVTADPDSAYPSQDAVWKKFEQVFVVAMGLVTHAPVFKDYFYQGLQMLYKDNIMYLELRALLPEIYELDGSTRDRAWCLQAYQDVVKQFVSQHPDFLGARIIFTVHRGVNLTTLKDAVQEAMYLLKVFPDTMAGFDLVGREDSGRPLWYFREALSLPADLGVTLPYFFHAGETNQEGTEVDGNVLDALLFNTSRIGHGFAMAHHPLAKELSRKMGVAVEVCPISNQVLKLVSDLRNHPASMLMSEGHPLVISSDDPALFGAAGLSYDFYEAFMGIGGMSSHLGTLKDLAYNSLWYSSLSPQLKEKALKIWSTKWDEFISQNSK